A genomic segment from Triticum dicoccoides isolate Atlit2015 ecotype Zavitan chromosome 1A, WEW_v2.0, whole genome shotgun sequence encodes:
- the LOC119353653 gene encoding bromodomain adjacent to zinc finger domain protein 2B-like — protein MVPPREPSRGDIEIPPSEEDIIQEEEVIDPGVWSDAADFEGEVEGGDDVAEGVMPPGLVIAADDQPEVWAVDDQPEEGANDHPPEVEAAGDQLEEEEEEEEEVMLPASDNEEYSEYDQVPEQDFGAYNMYSVSDMDYVLQNPALFAHHYEYVIEAIEMHEAEKMLFKMRQLIEQTGVLVHVQNRLNLEQLCVLVHHISGLTVDVEKLKAMFKLEKMDRDLIGSVEAVIPELLLQTTRQPENVQNSTEALCDALSVFVAATIDDVPAHQIDDTVALELPQLVHGVLNSEPAADQPPQVDYSVFTDLLNAVTHRVDALMTLWIKYPSTATQINVADVVAAHMIAADDEVEGGEDLAEGVIPSEVGADNDHPKVEAANDPLEVEGGEDLAEDVMPLEVGANNDQPEVEAANDPLEEDDDDDDDDDDDDDDDDEEEEEEEERRKRRRIFPASDNEEYSQYDEVLEEDFGAYNMYSVSDMDYVLQKHCSRTVMSM, from the coding sequence ATGGTGCCTCCGAGGGAGCCATCACGTGGCGATATAGAGATACCACCTTCAGAGGAAGACATCATCCAGGAGGAGGAGGTAATTGATCCCGGCGTGTGGTCCGACGCCGCGGATTTTGAGGGTGAGGTGGAGGGCGGGGATGACGTCGCCGAGGGCGTGATGCCGCCGGGTCTCGTGATCGCCGCCGACGACCAGCCAGAGGTGTGGGCCGTCGACGACCAGCCGGAGGAGGGCGCGAACGACCACCCGCCCGAAGTGGAGGCCGCCGGCGAccagctggaggaggaggaggaggaggaggaggaggtgatgcTTCCTGCTTCAGACAATGAGGAGTATTCAGAGTACGACCAGGTGCCTGAACAAGACTTTGGAGCCTACAACATGTACTCTGTCTCTGACATGGACTACGTGCTCCAAAATCCAGCATTGTTCGCGCACCATTATGAGTATGTAATTGAGGCTATTGAAATGCATGAGGCTGAGAAAATGCTTTTCAAGATGCGTCAGTTGATCGAGCAGACGGGTGTGCTGGTTCATGTCCAAAACAGACTTAATCTTGAGCAACTGTGTGTACTGGTCCATCATATCTCAGGGCTCACAGTAGACGTGGAGAAGCTTAAGGCTATGTTTAAGCTAGAGAAAATGGACAGAGATTTAATTGGTTCAGTTGAGGCTGTCATTCCAGAGCTCCTTTTGCAAACTACTCGTCAGCCAGAGAATGTTCAGAATTCTACAGAAGCACTCTGTGATGCTCTCAGTGTATTTGTGGCTGCTACAATAGATGACGTGCCAGCTCACCAGATTGACGACACAGTTGCTCTAGAATTGCCTCAACTAGTGCATGGCGTCTTGAATTCAGAACCTGCTGCTGACCAACCTCCCCAAGTTGACTATTCTGTTTTCACTGATCTTCTCAATGCTGTAACTCATAGAGTGGATGCCTTGATGACCCTATGGATTAAGTATCCATCCACCGCAACGCAAATCAATGTGGCAGATGTAGTTGCTGCTCACATGATCGCTGCGGATGACGAGGTGGAGGGCGGGGAAGACCTTGCCGAGGGTGTGATACCGTCGGAGGTGGGTGCCGACAATGACCATCCTAAAGTGGAGGCTGCCAACGATCCGCTGGAGGTGGAGGGCGGGGAAGACCTTGCCGAGGACGTGATGCCGCTGGAGGTGGGTGCCAACAATGATCAGCCTGAAGTGGAGGCCGCCAACGATCCGCTGGAGgaggatgacgatgacgacgacgacgacgatgatgatgatgatgatgatgatgaggaggaggaggaggaggaggagaggaggaagaggaggcggaTATTTCCCGCTTCAGACAATGAGGAGTATTCACAGTATGACGAGGTGCTGGAAGAGGATTTTGGAGCCTATAACATGTACTCTGTCTCTGACATGGACTACGTGCTCCAAAAGCATTGTTCACGCACCGTTATGAGTATGTAA